The Candidatus Limnocylindrales bacterium genome has a segment encoding these proteins:
- a CDS encoding MoxR family ATPase gives MFKSISDVQERFEGKGYLCNRQVATVIYLASRMKKPILVEGPPGVGKTELGKTLAEVLGIELIRLQCYEGLDEAKALYEWKYAKQLLYTQILKDKIGSILNESVTLQEAVDRISEEEDVFFSERFLEPRPLLKAILADEPTVLLIDEVDRSDPEFEAFLLEVLSDFQVSIPELGTLRAKHIPLVILTSNNSREMTDALKRRCLHLYIHFPEKEEELRMLQMRIPDLSDTLARQIVEVVYRLRKLDLKKSPSISETLDWAKSLIVLNADKLDQTTLDSTLNLILKYERDIEKVRNHLPQIIKEIG, from the coding sequence ATGTTTAAATCGATTTCTGATGTACAGGAACGGTTTGAAGGTAAAGGTTATCTTTGTAACCGGCAGGTAGCCACGGTTATTTACTTAGCTAGCAGAATGAAAAAGCCTATTCTGGTGGAGGGTCCTCCAGGAGTTGGAAAAACAGAGTTGGGAAAAACGCTGGCAGAGGTTCTGGGTATAGAATTGATCCGGCTTCAATGTTATGAAGGATTGGATGAAGCTAAAGCCCTTTATGAATGGAAATATGCAAAACAGCTACTTTATACCCAGATTCTAAAGGATAAAATCGGGAGTATTCTCAATGAGAGTGTAACCCTTCAGGAGGCGGTAGATCGGATTTCAGAAGAGGAGGATGTTTTTTTTTCAGAGCGATTTTTAGAGCCCAGGCCTCTTCTTAAAGCGATTTTAGCCGATGAACCTACAGTCCTCCTGATCGATGAGGTGGACCGGTCAGATCCAGAATTTGAAGCTTTCCTGCTGGAAGTTTTAAGTGATTTTCAAGTCAGTATTCCAGAATTGGGTACCCTTCGGGCCAAACATATTCCTCTGGTGATCTTAACCAGTAATAATAGTAGAGAAATGACCGATGCCCTGAAACGTCGCTGCCTGCATCTTTATATCCATTTCCCGGAAAAGGAGGAAGAACTGCGGATGCTTCAGATGCGTATTCCCGATTTATCCGATACCTTAGCCCGGCAGATTGTAGAGGTTGTCTACAGGCTAAGGAAATTGGATCTAAAAAAATCTCCCAGTATCAGTGAGACTTTGGATTGGGCAAAATCTTTAATAGTTCTTAATGCCGATAAATTGGACCAGACTACCCTGGATAGTACCTTAAATCTTATTCTTAAATACGAGAGGGATATCGAAAAAGTACGGAATCATTTACCTCAAATCATCAAAGAGATTGGTTGA
- a CDS encoding class I SAM-dependent methyltransferase: MNLIKRLLQRLLNPSGSGLDYKAAVGGHWEDVGRNQFEFLIKEGLKPHHYLLDVACGSFRGGHFFIKYLMEGHYFALDKDSTLIKAGIERVLKPLHLLEKKPQIYTVELGKEPVPLKEILKTSFDYIWIHALFDHIPPEAIRRCFHDLTKVMGSGGRLYATIFLNPHGPNFLEPIIHPRNGSLQGAIVTFPDREYWHHTLEFFEGIVNEIPELRLDACLYDYPHPLGLRVLRFIKAC, encoded by the coding sequence GTGAATTTAATCAAACGTCTACTTCAGAGGCTATTGAATCCCTCAGGCTCTGGCCTAGATTATAAGGCTGCAGTAGGAGGACACTGGGAGGACGTTGGACGGAATCAATTTGAGTTCCTGATAAAAGAAGGGCTTAAACCCCATCACTATTTGCTGGATGTTGCCTGTGGGTCCTTTCGAGGGGGTCATTTCTTTATCAAATATTTGATGGAAGGTCATTACTTTGCCCTAGATAAAGATTCAACCCTTATTAAGGCCGGGATCGAACGGGTTTTAAAACCTTTGCATCTTTTAGAAAAGAAACCACAGATTTATACTGTTGAATTGGGTAAGGAACCGGTCCCTTTAAAGGAAATTCTTAAAACCTCCTTTGATTACATTTGGATTCATGCTTTGTTTGATCATATCCCGCCTGAAGCTATTCGGCGTTGTTTTCATGATCTGACAAAAGTCATGGGATCCGGAGGTCGGTTGTATGCGACGATCTTTCTGAATCCACATGGCCCGAATTTTTTAGAACCTATTATCCATCCGCGTAATGGTTCTCTCCAGGGGGCTATTGTAACATTCCCGGACCGTGAGTACTGGCATCATACCTTAGAGTTCTTTGAAGGGATTGTAAACGAAATACCTGAACTGCGATTAGATGCTTGTTTGTACGATTATCCTCATCCTCTTGGACTGAGAGTATTACGCTTTATAAAAGCTTGCTAA
- a CDS encoding glycosyltransferase family 2 protein has translation MLRTGARPCARTGAMQTATYLHPDLLRRFPKISIITPSFNQAPFLEETICSVLNQRYPHLEYIIIDGGSTDGSVEIIKRYESHLAYWVSEPDRGQAHALNKGLRQVTGEIVAFLNSDDLYLPGALMAVAEYFCEHADCKWLCGDTLFFGNEGCRTELIQARVPQSVAHCLMCAYNAPQPGMFWRRELLNAGFQERLRYSFDHELYVRLLLAGYRCEHLTIPVAAYRYHVGSKSVAEGHRFGNEFDEIAERYENQLTGTGRRWCRSVRFLKQAYQAGQVGKTREAMKYLFLAFLIHPEGTPRRRLFWKCLHQLLRSSFL, from the coding sequence TTGTTACGTACGGGCGCACGGCCGTGCGCCCGTACTGGTGCCATGCAAACTGCAACTTACCTTCATCCAGACCTTTTAAGAAGATTCCCTAAAATTTCCATTATCACCCCTTCCTTTAATCAGGCCCCATTTCTGGAAGAAACCATCTGTTCGGTGCTTAATCAGCGCTATCCTCACTTAGAGTACATTATTATTGATGGAGGAAGTACAGATGGAAGTGTAGAGATTATTAAGCGTTACGAGTCCCATCTGGCCTATTGGGTTAGCGAACCCGATCGGGGACAGGCCCATGCCCTCAATAAGGGTCTGAGGCAGGTGACCGGGGAAATTGTAGCCTTCCTCAACAGTGATGATCTTTATCTACCCGGTGCTTTGATGGCTGTAGCCGAATATTTTTGTGAACATGCAGATTGTAAATGGTTGTGTGGTGATACACTCTTTTTCGGGAATGAGGGATGTCGGACCGAACTGATTCAAGCCAGAGTTCCGCAGTCTGTAGCCCATTGCCTGATGTGTGCCTACAATGCGCCACAACCCGGAATGTTCTGGAGGCGAGAATTGCTGAACGCTGGGTTTCAGGAGCGCCTGCGCTATAGCTTTGACCACGAATTGTATGTCCGTTTGCTCCTGGCGGGATATCGCTGTGAACATCTGACCATACCTGTTGCTGCTTACCGCTATCATGTCGGTAGTAAGTCTGTAGCCGAAGGGCACAGGTTTGGAAATGAATTCGATGAAATCGCCGAGCGTTATGAGAATCAGTTGACAGGAACCGGACGCCGGTGGTGTCGGTCGGTCCGTTTTCTTAAACAAGCTTATCAGGCAGGTCAGGTGGGGAAGACCCGGGAAGCCATGAAATATCTTTTCCTTGCATTCCTCATACATCCGGAAGGTACTCCGCGACGCCGTTTGTTCTGGAAATGTTTACATCAATTACTGAGAAGTTCATTTTTATAA
- a CDS encoding VWA domain-containing protein, with protein MEEKILEFVQALRKSNIRVTPSEEIDCLHSLSHIPLEEKEIFRMTLQTTLIKRVADIPTFQNLFDLHFNFEDKKNSTGVRPYAPTEKNSLMAPHNPLEENLLDYNTLAEKIDLALEEASTNITALSRHILGGNGGQLHRWIKAKGQEVGIQNMSYFLQVNYYTQKIMESFDWREIETDLNLLLKILAQKGLDGRNLNQTKKLLNYRVNLLKNTIRQYVRQEFEKKDFRFRQKLAEEALMDKNLLQYTEREVEAMKGMVAQLAQRLKELQAIRQKKARRSRLNVKGIFRKNLKYGGIPLDLSFKEKKKRKPQIVTLCDVSNSVRNASRFMLQFLYSLQDQFSRVRSFIFVDEIAEVTDLFKTYPLEEAITRAMTQMGIAYNHLSDFGSAFSAFCDNYLSAVTSKTTVIIMGDARNNQYHPREGALKEIRAQAKRIIWLNPESSWSWNFGDSIMGHYEPYCDSVVECRNIKQLAAVIDTLVL; from the coding sequence ATGGAAGAAAAAATTTTAGAATTTGTCCAGGCCCTTCGAAAATCCAATATTCGTGTAACCCCTTCAGAGGAGATAGATTGCCTTCACTCTCTGAGCCATATCCCTTTGGAAGAAAAAGAGATATTCCGCATGACCCTTCAGACGACCTTGATCAAGCGTGTTGCCGACATTCCCACCTTTCAAAACCTTTTCGATCTTCATTTTAACTTTGAAGATAAAAAAAATAGTACGGGCGTAAGGCCTTACGCCCCTACAGAAAAAAATTCCCTGATGGCCCCCCATAACCCCCTAGAAGAAAACCTCCTGGATTATAATACCCTTGCAGAAAAGATTGACCTGGCTTTAGAAGAAGCAAGTACTAACATAACGGCCTTATCCAGGCATATTCTGGGAGGTAACGGAGGGCAATTACATCGATGGATCAAAGCGAAAGGACAGGAAGTCGGGATTCAAAACATGAGTTATTTTCTCCAGGTGAATTACTATACCCAGAAAATTATGGAATCTTTTGACTGGAGGGAAATCGAAACAGATCTCAATCTTCTTTTAAAGATCCTGGCCCAAAAAGGTCTGGATGGTCGTAATCTCAACCAAACAAAAAAACTTCTCAATTATCGGGTGAATCTTCTCAAAAACACGATCCGACAGTATGTACGGCAGGAGTTCGAGAAAAAGGATTTTAGATTTAGGCAGAAATTGGCGGAAGAAGCTTTGATGGATAAAAACCTCTTACAGTATACCGAACGAGAGGTAGAGGCCATGAAAGGGATGGTTGCCCAACTGGCCCAACGGTTGAAGGAGCTTCAAGCCATTCGTCAGAAAAAAGCCCGAAGAAGCAGGCTTAATGTAAAAGGCATCTTTAGAAAAAATCTGAAATACGGAGGGATTCCCCTGGATTTATCCTTTAAAGAAAAGAAAAAACGTAAACCCCAGATTGTAACCCTCTGTGATGTTTCCAACTCGGTTCGAAATGCCTCGCGGTTTATGTTACAATTCCTTTATAGCCTTCAAGACCAGTTTTCCAGGGTTCGAAGTTTTATTTTCGTCGATGAAATTGCGGAAGTCACAGATCTTTTTAAAACTTACCCCCTGGAAGAGGCAATTACCCGGGCGATGACCCAAATGGGAATTGCCTACAATCATCTGAGTGATTTTGGAAGTGCCTTTTCAGCTTTCTGTGATAACTACCTGTCCGCCGTCACCAGTAAAACGACGGTTATTATCATGGGAGATGCTCGCAATAACCAATACCATCCCCGAGAAGGGGCTTTGAAGGAGATCAGAGCACAGGCTAAACGAATCATCTGGTTAAATCCGGAATCTAGTTGGAGTTGGAACTTTGGAGATAGCATCATGGGCCACTACGAACCCTATTGCGATAGTGTCGTCGAGTGCCGAAATATCAAACAACTTGCGGCAGTTATAGATACCCTGGTTCTGTAA
- a CDS encoding DegT/DnrJ/EryC1/StrS family aminotransferase produces MIHVFQPALGKEELKAVKEVFESNWVGKGKITNQFEEKFASHLGVKRELVRSLSCCTEGLFLSMELLGIGPGDEVILPSISFVGAANAVASAGIQPTFCDVNKRTLNTTADFIEEKITPRTKAVIILHYGGVPCQMDEICELVRDKGIALIEDSACSVASRYKGRACGTFGDIGVWSFDAMKILVTGDGAMLYCRTPEVAQRAEKLLYLGLTTQSGLSSSVDTKWWEFEISCYGRRAIMNDIASAIGVEQLRKLPDFINRRREIHEYYNQALSKLDWLQLPPQIPAYVESSYYFYWIQTQPKIRDRLAKYLREKGIYTTFRYYPLHWVKFYGVTTHLPHAEEAARSTLCLPIHQSLSDEEVNKIIESIYDFGKDLSNP; encoded by the coding sequence ATGATCCATGTCTTTCAACCTGCTTTAGGTAAAGAAGAATTAAAAGCTGTTAAAGAAGTTTTCGAATCAAATTGGGTAGGTAAAGGAAAAATAACTAATCAATTCGAGGAGAAATTTGCTTCTCACTTAGGTGTGAAGCGGGAGTTAGTTCGAAGCCTCAGTTGCTGTACGGAAGGTCTGTTCCTATCTATGGAATTACTGGGTATAGGTCCGGGGGATGAGGTTATTCTTCCTTCCATCAGTTTCGTAGGTGCGGCCAATGCCGTAGCTTCGGCGGGTATTCAACCTACCTTTTGTGATGTTAACAAAAGAACTCTCAATACGACGGCCGATTTTATCGAGGAGAAAATCACTCCCAGGACCAAAGCTGTCATCATTTTACATTATGGAGGAGTGCCCTGTCAGATGGATGAAATTTGTGAGCTCGTGCGGGACAAAGGAATTGCACTTATCGAAGACAGCGCCTGTAGTGTTGCCTCTCGATATAAAGGCCGGGCCTGCGGAACCTTTGGAGACATAGGGGTATGGTCCTTTGATGCCATGAAAATCCTGGTGACCGGAGACGGGGCCATGCTTTACTGCAGAACCCCGGAGGTAGCCCAACGGGCCGAAAAACTCCTTTATCTGGGTTTAACAACCCAGAGTGGACTTTCCAGCAGCGTAGACACCAAGTGGTGGGAATTTGAGATTTCCTGTTATGGAAGGCGGGCTATCATGAATGATATCGCTTCCGCCATTGGAGTTGAACAATTAAGAAAACTCCCCGATTTTATTAATCGTCGCAGAGAAATCCATGAATATTATAATCAGGCCCTCTCTAAACTGGACTGGCTGCAACTGCCACCTCAGATCCCGGCTTATGTGGAATCTTCTTACTACTTCTATTGGATCCAGACCCAACCCAAGATCCGGGATCGACTGGCTAAATATCTAAGAGAAAAAGGCATCTATACCACTTTCCGCTACTACCCTCTACACTGGGTGAAATTTTATGGGGTAACAACCCATTTGCCCCATGCCGAAGAAGCAGCCCGCTCAACCCTTTGCCTGCCTATCCATCAATCTCTATCCGATGAAGAGGTTAATAAAATCATTGAATCTATTTATGACTTTGGTAAGGATTTATCGAACCCATGA
- a CDS encoding ABC transporter ATP-binding protein, with protein MNLAIRAENLGKMYQIGPREPYKALRDVLAHALYAPFRAVFPLSRPSSSVQDSRSNRFIWALKEVSFEIERGEVVGIIGRNGAGKSTLLKILSRITEPTEGSAIIYGRVGSLLEVGTGFHNELTGRENIYLNGSILGMKKAEIDRKFDEIVVFAEIEKFIDTPVKYYSSGMYVRLAFAVAAHLEPEILVVDEVLAVGDMAFQKKCLGKMGDVAKEGRTVLFVSHNMAAIARLCKRGILLEKGRVTCIGPVEDVISKYQMAAAQGTAGGTKIFAARTGTGLIRFKEVAVFNQNGESWLYSGCAASIKMELEAVTAFHSSNVKIGIGINGPYGDRLITLLNRFDPNAQAHMGSITNGTVVMCNLPRLLLRPGIYYLSLYIDINGEISDQIKDALSIEVHEADFYGTGVMPSSSQGPFLLDQTWHYFPMENNEIP; from the coding sequence ATGAATCTGGCTATTCGGGCTGAAAATCTGGGTAAAATGTATCAAATCGGTCCACGGGAGCCCTACAAGGCTCTGCGAGATGTATTGGCCCATGCCCTCTATGCACCTTTCCGGGCTGTTTTCCCCCTCTCCCGTCCCTCATCTTCCGTTCAGGATTCTCGATCCAACCGTTTCATTTGGGCACTTAAAGAAGTCTCCTTTGAAATCGAGCGAGGTGAAGTGGTAGGCATTATTGGTCGAAATGGAGCCGGGAAAAGTACTTTGTTGAAAATTCTTTCTCGCATTACCGAACCGACAGAAGGCAGTGCCATTATTTATGGCCGGGTCGGGTCTTTACTGGAAGTGGGTACCGGTTTTCATAACGAGCTGACCGGACGGGAAAATATTTACCTGAATGGTTCTATTTTGGGGATGAAAAAGGCAGAAATTGACCGTAAATTCGATGAGATTGTAGTCTTTGCGGAGATAGAGAAATTTATCGATACCCCGGTAAAGTATTACTCCAGTGGAATGTATGTACGCCTGGCCTTTGCCGTTGCTGCTCACCTGGAACCTGAGATTCTGGTTGTAGATGAAGTACTTGCGGTGGGGGACATGGCTTTTCAGAAGAAATGCCTGGGGAAGATGGGCGATGTGGCAAAAGAGGGACGAACCGTATTGTTTGTAAGCCACAATATGGCTGCTATAGCCCGGCTTTGTAAACGGGGCATCCTTCTGGAGAAGGGGCGCGTAACCTGTATAGGTCCTGTGGAAGACGTCATCAGTAAATATCAGATGGCAGCTGCACAAGGGACAGCAGGGGGTACGAAAATCTTTGCAGCAAGGACAGGTACCGGTTTAATTCGCTTTAAAGAAGTTGCCGTTTTCAATCAAAATGGAGAATCCTGGCTGTACTCAGGGTGTGCAGCATCCATAAAAATGGAACTTGAAGCCGTTACAGCTTTCCATTCTTCAAACGTAAAAATCGGCATCGGCATTAACGGCCCTTATGGAGATAGGTTGATTACCCTGCTGAATAGATTCGATCCCAATGCCCAGGCCCATATGGGAAGTATCACAAACGGTACGGTAGTGATGTGCAACCTGCCCAGATTACTGCTTCGTCCCGGCATATATTACCTCTCCCTTTATATAGACATCAATGGGGAAATCTCCGACCAGATTAAAGATGCGTTGAGTATAGAAGTTCATGAAGCAGATTTTTACGGTACGGGAGTTATGCCTTCAAGCAGTCAAGGTCCCTTTTTACTGGATCAAACATGGCATTACTTCCCTATGGAAAATAATGAAATCCCTTGA
- a CDS encoding glycosyltransferase encodes MKFLILNTDYTEFLQWLYSQHPGLESQPYEEQMRVRNESLFGLADFYSDNLHKLGNEAWDIHVNNEFMQRAWAQQYNIQPVQPDEAVSIAQPGWNALRQIRYVTARTPLRHLKPLFRPVLRSLDKRQYKILAAQIKHYRPDVLFNLDMKSMSSLFLKEMKPYTRLLVGQIASPLPPNQDFRCYDLILSSLPNFVEDFRRRGVPAELHRFAFEPKILERLEQRESKISISFVGSLSSHHKARVQLLEQLCARQDMEIWGQGIQSLSETSSIRRCYRGEAWGIEMYQILSNSKITLNHHINIAGPYANNMRLFEATGVGTLLVTDWKENLHEMFEPGKEIVSYRTPEECAELIQYYLEHDEERKSIACAGQKRVLQEHTYSHRMQEFVDMVRKYL; translated from the coding sequence ATGAAATTTCTTATCCTTAACACAGATTATACCGAGTTCTTACAGTGGCTTTACTCTCAACATCCGGGGTTAGAGAGTCAACCCTATGAAGAACAAATGCGGGTCCGCAACGAGAGTTTATTTGGGCTTGCAGATTTTTATTCCGACAATCTCCATAAACTCGGCAATGAAGCCTGGGACATCCACGTTAATAATGAATTCATGCAGAGAGCGTGGGCTCAACAATATAATATCCAACCAGTCCAACCAGACGAGGCGGTTTCCATAGCACAGCCGGGGTGGAACGCTTTACGGCAAATTCGGTATGTTACTGCCCGAACGCCCTTGAGACACCTTAAGCCACTCTTTCGCCCGGTACTTCGTTCACTGGATAAACGGCAGTACAAAATCCTGGCTGCACAAATCAAGCACTACCGACCGGATGTTCTTTTTAATCTGGATATGAAAAGTATGAGCAGTTTGTTTTTAAAAGAGATGAAACCTTACACCCGCTTGCTGGTAGGGCAAATTGCTTCTCCCTTACCCCCTAACCAGGACTTTCGTTGCTATGATTTGATCCTTTCGTCCCTGCCTAATTTTGTTGAGGATTTCCGACGGAGAGGGGTTCCTGCCGAATTACATAGGTTTGCCTTTGAGCCGAAAATATTAGAGCGATTGGAACAGAGGGAGAGTAAAATTTCCATCTCCTTTGTAGGGAGTCTATCCTCGCATCATAAAGCCCGGGTTCAGCTCCTCGAACAGCTATGTGCACGTCAGGATATGGAGATATGGGGACAGGGAATTCAGAGTCTGTCGGAGACTTCCTCTATTCGTCGGTGTTACCGGGGCGAAGCCTGGGGTATCGAAATGTATCAAATCCTTTCCAACTCCAAAATAACCCTGAATCACCACATTAATATAGCGGGTCCCTATGCCAACAATATGCGCCTTTTCGAAGCAACCGGGGTTGGAACTTTACTCGTGACCGATTGGAAAGAAAATTTGCACGAGATGTTTGAACCGGGTAAAGAAATCGTAAGCTATCGAACTCCCGAAGAATGTGCCGAACTCATTCAATATTACCTGGAACACGATGAAGAACGTAAATCCATTGCCTGTGCCGGTCAAAAACGGGTCTTACAAGAACATACCTATTCCCACCGCATGCAGGAGTTTGTGGATATGGTTCGTAAATATCTTTAA
- a CDS encoding class I SAM-dependent methyltransferase → MVFTSTSLKLKAVARRILPFRLRRVLGEWLRKNGNTGQNLPVSSNLEVIKEEVPPELLYGWQDRAVAERQHAAFDPLLRQMYEGNPREDFVAVAKAVQMTALKNPLIIEVGCGSGWNFEVLTHLLKRPVRYIGLDYSFAMTDLGKRSYPEVQFVVGDATALPLRDEACDILLSGTVLMHVLGYREAIRESRRVTRKWCIFHTVPVLQKRSTTLLRKSAYGQPVIEVIFNEEELQDLIRQNGLILRHVLSSLPYNLEEVLQETSKTYTYICEVG, encoded by the coding sequence ATGGTTTTCACTTCGACCTCTTTGAAGCTAAAGGCCGTTGCACGCAGGATATTACCTTTCCGTTTACGACGAGTATTAGGGGAGTGGCTTCGGAAGAACGGAAACACGGGACAGAATCTACCGGTGTCCTCTAACCTTGAAGTGATAAAGGAGGAAGTTCCACCGGAACTCCTATACGGATGGCAAGATCGGGCTGTTGCCGAAAGGCAGCATGCAGCCTTTGACCCTTTACTCCGACAAATGTATGAAGGGAATCCACGGGAGGATTTTGTCGCGGTAGCTAAGGCTGTGCAGATGACCGCCTTAAAAAACCCCTTGATTATTGAGGTAGGATGTGGAAGTGGCTGGAATTTTGAGGTTTTAACCCATCTCCTGAAGCGGCCTGTCCGCTATATCGGTCTGGATTATTCCTTTGCCATGACCGATTTAGGGAAACGATCTTATCCTGAGGTTCAATTTGTCGTCGGGGATGCCACAGCCCTTCCTCTGAGGGATGAAGCCTGCGATATTTTGTTATCGGGTACGGTATTGATGCATGTGTTAGGCTACCGGGAAGCCATCCGTGAAAGTCGTCGGGTCACCCGAAAATGGTGTATTTTTCATACGGTACCTGTCCTGCAGAAGAGATCCACAACTCTGTTACGTAAATCTGCCTACGGACAACCCGTGATAGAAGTGATTTTTAACGAGGAGGAGTTACAGGATTTGATAAGGCAAAATGGATTAATTCTTCGTCACGTGCTATCCAGTCTCCCCTACAACCTGGAAGAAGTACTTCAAGAGACAAGTAAGACCTATACCTATATCTGTGAGGTTGGTTGA
- a CDS encoding class I SAM-dependent methyltransferase, producing the protein MNWVLRCLRLIYLTSKGVLLHIPGGPWLLAWTDPLHLARRLLRQAIQEHSHYARGSLLDIGCGGKPYRDLFQFVDRYIGLDIPSGGKVDVIGDAMRLPFRSQVFDTVLCNEVLEHVPEPSVVMAEAVQVLKPGGYLLLTTPQTWGLHLEPYDFYRYTHYGLRYLAEKNGLEVIKVIPTCGLWATLAQRMVDTIIHTYVIHRPPWVILALSILLSPVLLTGFILDKLLGKRGDTLDNVLIARKPELVFKQD; encoded by the coding sequence GTGAATTGGGTTCTACGGTGCTTAAGGCTGATATACCTCACGAGCAAGGGTGTTTTACTTCATATTCCTGGAGGTCCCTGGTTACTGGCATGGACAGATCCCTTGCATCTTGCCCGTCGGTTATTGCGGCAGGCAATCCAGGAGCACTCTCACTACGCCCGAGGATCACTATTGGATATTGGCTGTGGAGGAAAGCCTTATCGGGATCTGTTTCAATTTGTGGACCGATATATTGGTCTGGATATTCCATCCGGTGGTAAAGTAGATGTCATAGGTGATGCCATGAGATTACCCTTTCGGAGTCAAGTCTTTGATACGGTCCTGTGTAACGAAGTTCTGGAACATGTACCAGAACCTTCTGTGGTAATGGCAGAAGCAGTTCAGGTGCTTAAACCCGGAGGTTATCTCCTCTTAACTACTCCTCAAACCTGGGGCCTTCATCTAGAACCTTATGATTTCTACCGGTATACCCATTATGGACTGCGTTATCTTGCCGAAAAGAATGGATTGGAAGTCATTAAGGTGATTCCCACATGTGGGCTTTGGGCAACCCTGGCACAACGCATGGTAGATACAATTATTCATACCTATGTTATCCATCGACCGCCGTGGGTGATTCTGGCCTTATCGATCCTGCTTTCACCAGTGCTACTGACTGGATTTATATTAGATAAGCTATTGGGCAAGCGAGGGGATACGTTAGATAACGTGCTGATAGCGCGAAAGCCCGAACTTGTTTTTAAGCAAGATTGA
- a CDS encoding glycosyltransferase: MYYFCTYFDHHYLLRGLALYHSLKRYCPSFRLWVLCLDAECQRILSQLNLPDVHLISLEEFEKGDEELLKARQNRSLMEYYFTCTPSLLLFVLRNFPEVDHITYLDADLFFFSDLAPIYQEIGNHSIAIVEHRFPPYLRDRERYGIYNVGWLSFKRDSHAFTCLYWWRERCIEWCYDRCEEGRYADQKYLDTWPDRFQNVVVLQHKGVNLAPWNLANYQIQEYKNEIWVDDQPLIFFHFHGFKQITGWLYDPNFADYNLKPSKVIRQSIYAPYIYTLFTKAQQVPFLSPKASLQSNVRGQTVKSRLPQRVRKLRRMFQIGKGFLTQRYILVINGHVL; encoded by the coding sequence ATGTACTATTTCTGTACCTATTTTGATCATCATTATTTATTACGGGGACTGGCCCTTTATCACTCGCTTAAGCGTTATTGCCCTTCGTTTCGGTTGTGGGTGCTATGTCTGGATGCTGAGTGCCAGAGGATTCTTTCCCAACTGAACTTGCCAGATGTCCATTTAATTTCCCTCGAAGAATTCGAGAAAGGAGATGAAGAACTTCTTAAGGCCAGGCAGAACCGTTCTCTCATGGAATACTATTTCACCTGTACCCCTTCCCTCCTTTTGTTTGTACTAAGGAACTTTCCTGAAGTAGATCATATTACCTATCTGGATGCAGATCTTTTCTTTTTCTCTGATTTAGCCCCTATTTATCAAGAAATCGGCAACCACTCCATTGCCATTGTTGAACATCGGTTTCCACCCTATCTTCGCGACCGAGAGCGGTACGGAATTTACAACGTAGGCTGGCTTTCCTTCAAGCGTGATAGTCATGCCTTTACCTGCCTTTATTGGTGGCGTGAACGTTGCATTGAGTGGTGTTATGATCGCTGCGAAGAGGGTCGCTATGCAGACCAAAAATATCTGGATACCTGGCCTGATCGCTTCCAAAACGTCGTGGTTTTACAGCACAAAGGGGTTAATCTGGCTCCCTGGAATCTGGCTAACTATCAAATTCAAGAATATAAAAATGAGATTTGGGTGGATGACCAGCCCCTCATTTTTTTCCATTTCCATGGCTTTAAACAGATCACCGGCTGGCTCTATGATCCTAACTTTGCAGATTACAATTTGAAACCCTCTAAAGTTATACGGCAAAGTATTTATGCACCTTATATCTATACTCTTTTCACAAAAGCCCAACAAGTTCCCTTTCTTTCACCAAAAGCTTCCCTTCAATCCAATGTAAGAGGTCAAACAGTGAAATCCCGATTACCCCAGAGGGTAAGAAAATTGAGGAGAATGTTCCAGATTGGAAAGGGTTTTTTGACACAAAGATATATCCTGGTCATCAACGGACATGTTTTATAG